A region of Chlamydia crocodili DNA encodes the following proteins:
- a CDS encoding DUF1389 domain-containing protein, translated as MNPSSISSHSGLNGSSIIKHNNQPCVRSRLHKYTLIITSIFCSAVAIAMVAIVACGFTQPIILACLLVSIIVAGVMLALAIHRIVRGDMRHSLPSGFRSVIKKEFPAAVYDLVVQERLTLQELRAVILGLSSGTFTFPSIACQEKVERFGLERLQKGCEGIELPDLEKILLKNCPFYFVNKFIQLGPKEFPEAENMDPVLYWVSRTGFSSTCNTVFDPNVWLLANVVTQEEYEMLLIHAKNSTWDQVRETFVRGELRNRIEALIVTADVEHFDTQRESLKLCVGGLGFTWLLYLCKHGVCWEQLQLFREIECRHINFISMFDVSSRSMVTTRLIYSIASYIDENKEFDPFIALITWEEWINEYENNKNNRRWRFFDGTTKFVNKQSKRVLKYNQVPETPSYSIDSRTGKRTLDYDPSDSGKDQEIE; from the coding sequence ATGAACCCATCAAGTATATCTTCACATTCTGGCTTAAATGGATCTTCAATAATTAAACACAATAACCAACCTTGTGTAAGGAGTAGGCTACATAAGTATACTTTAATTATAACTAGTATTTTTTGTTCCGCGGTTGCTATTGCTATGGTGGCTATAGTTGCCTGTGGATTTACACAGCCTATAATTCTTGCTTGTTTATTAGTATCAATCATTGTTGCTGGAGTAATGTTAGCCTTGGCAATTCATCGTATAGTACGCGGTGATATGCGCCATTCACTTCCCTCAGGCTTTCGTTCAGTAATTAAAAAAGAGTTTCCAGCAGCTGTCTATGATCTGGTAGTTCAGGAGAGACTAACTCTTCAAGAACTGCGTGCTGTTATTTTAGGTTTATCTTCTGGGACATTTACTTTCCCATCGATAGCATGTCAGGAGAAGGTAGAGAGATTTGGTCTTGAGCGTTTGCAAAAGGGTTGTGAGGGGATCGAATTGCCTGATTTAGAGAAGATTCTTTTAAAGAATTGCCCATTTTATTTCGTTAATAAATTCATTCAATTAGGTCCTAAGGAATTCCCTGAAGCGGAAAATATGGATCCTGTACTTTATTGGGTGTCTAGAACCGGATTTTCCTCTACTTGCAACACGGTCTTTGATCCTAATGTCTGGTTATTAGCTAATGTAGTGACTCAAGAAGAATACGAAATGTTATTGATACATGCGAAAAATTCTACTTGGGATCAAGTTCGAGAAACTTTTGTTAGAGGCGAACTACGTAATCGAATCGAAGCACTTATAGTCACGGCGGATGTAGAGCACTTCGATACGCAAAGAGAATCTCTGAAGTTATGTGTTGGTGGTTTAGGTTTCACATGGTTACTATATTTATGTAAGCATGGAGTTTGTTGGGAGCAGTTACAGTTGTTCAGAGAGATTGAGTGTAGGCATATTAATTTTATATCCATGTTCGATGTATCATCCAGAAGTATGGTGACTACGAGGTTGATTTACAGCATTGCTTCTTATATTGATGAGAATAAGGAATTCGATCCGTTTATTGCTCTAATTACCTGGGAGGAATGGATCAACGAATATGAGAATAATAAAAACAATCGTCGATGGCGTTTCTTTGACGGGACCACGAAGTTTGTAAATAAACAAAGTAAGCGTGTTTTAAAATACAACCAAGTTCCTGAGACCCCTAGCTATTCTATAGATAGCCGTACGGGTAAAAGAACCCTTGATTATGATCCTTCCGATAGTGGGAAAGATCAAGAAATAGAATAA
- a CDS encoding DUF1389 domain-containing protein, which translates to MLGLSSGTFTFPSIACQEKVERFGLERLQKGCEGIELPDLEKILLKNCPFYFVNKFIQLGPKEFPEAENMDPEMYWVSPTGLADSPDIALHPFIWILARVISKEEYETLLCHAQNNTWNEVSNLTKEIKSRVKNSLKEYDVSGLGVKRTSLMVGSPWLLRLCKHGVCWNQLQLFNEVSSQSINLLNAFDYSFRGLNLQRLLFVTSSRLKEDSQDFDPGIALLTSEEWIKEYEKNRDKDDWKPFNGTIDLLNKRGKKIFIELDNEGLPVVFRYDMNKSTGERIRRKRLSLDI; encoded by the coding sequence ATTTTAGGTTTATCTTCTGGGACATTTACTTTCCCATCGATAGCATGTCAGGAGAAGGTAGAGAGATTTGGTCTTGAGCGTTTGCAAAAGGGTTGTGAGGGGATCGAATTGCCTGATTTAGAGAAGATTCTTTTAAAGAATTGTCCATTTTATTTTGTTAATAAGTTCATTCAATTAGGTCCTAAGGAATTCCCTGAAGCGGAAAATATGGACCCTGAAATGTATTGGGTGTCGCCAACTGGTTTGGCGGATAGTCCTGACATAGCGTTACATCCTTTTATTTGGATTCTTGCAAGAGTTATTTCTAAGGAAGAGTATGAAACACTACTATGTCATGCACAAAATAATACTTGGAATGAAGTCAGTAATTTAACCAAAGAAATAAAATCCCGCGTCAAGAATAGTTTGAAGGAATACGATGTTAGCGGACTTGGTGTGAAAAGAACTAGTCTCATGGTCGGTTCTCCGTGGCTATTACGCTTATGTAAGCACGGAGTCTGTTGGAATCAATTACAGTTATTTAATGAGGTAAGTAGTCAAAGTATCAATTTATTGAATGCTTTTGATTATTCATTCAGGGGTCTGAATCTCCAGCGATTGTTATTTGTCACTTCTTCCCGCTTAAAGGAAGATTCTCAGGATTTTGATCCGGGAATTGCTCTGCTGACATCAGAGGAATGGATTAAAGAATATGAAAAGAATCGAGATAAAGACGATTGGAAGCCTTTTAATGGTACTATAGATCTTTTAAACAAGCGTGGTAAAAAAATCTTTATAGAATTAGACAATGAGGGACTTCCTGTGGTTTTTAGATATGACATGAATAAGTCTACTGGAGAGAGAATTCGAAGGAAACGGCTCTCCCTCGATATTTAA